The following proteins are encoded in a genomic region of Streptococcus gwangjuense:
- a CDS encoding FtsX-like permease family protein: MFSKLVSRNSKRDRKNNGLYFSSMVLSIISFYIILSLSHQDVMHFLKQIESDAVNKLFSMIPILYVATLFILFFLVYFSSSMQMERRKHEFGVYLTLGMRRSKLFLLLLLEDLRNSVLALGIGLPISILISELISLITAKIVGLGIIEHQFSLSTTALLYTVIGFLAVKLAVFVLLSAKTANMEIGNLLAYSPSGMKKLLPKGVYLLASVLGILLLGTAYYMGMSGRAWENVITMGITVLLGTLGTILLFFGMRLFIDFLVKLGNNRKLHAYNFRQIQELVIQRSTILAVCSLLIFSALCLFGAGVAIASGNSGNQTHVLDYTFRDSKQETDENLDVNAVKKELEAAGLVSQFSKILQIKVGQTKEHESVSFEEVIKELKNQKDNKNKEVLLHKFKQSTNFHLIPVSEYNELKKAANLPPLELTNKEAYLYMGKDFLPDESLVNSVLKTKPQIKVMGNDVKLIGEVESLPIVTDHEITLSVALIVPDEIFMSYTDGRYSNYVSGILAPELVKEKGLMRAISDTNEKLNQTSLGYESYIQNMGRQLFYIISASYVTIYLSIIFLVVANTIIGVQFLMGQRQSYRRYQTLIHLGANYETLCKSSEKQVNWYFGLPIALALISSSFGVSSLLTGIVPTSARMLKGQRFITAMLIVLLLAGFEVIYIRIVKKNSNKYLLSLMEPKRDE, translated from the coding sequence ATGTTTTCTAAATTAGTCTCAAGAAATAGCAAGAGAGATCGAAAAAATAACGGCTTGTATTTCAGTTCTATGGTTCTGTCTATTATCTCCTTTTACATCATCCTTTCTTTGTCTCATCAAGATGTGATGCACTTTCTAAAACAAATAGAAAGTGACGCTGTAAATAAACTCTTTAGCATGATTCCCATTCTTTATGTAGCAACGCTCTTTATTCTCTTTTTTCTAGTCTACTTCTCAAGCAGTATGCAGATGGAAAGGAGAAAACATGAATTTGGTGTCTATCTCACACTGGGAATGCGAAGAAGCAAACTGTTCTTGCTACTTCTGCTAGAGGATTTGAGAAACAGTGTCCTTGCCCTTGGAATAGGACTTCCTATTTCCATCTTAATTTCAGAATTGATTAGCCTAATAACCGCTAAAATTGTGGGACTAGGGATTATTGAACATCAATTTTCTCTATCTACCACAGCTCTACTCTATACAGTCATCGGCTTCCTAGCCGTAAAATTAGCTGTTTTTGTCCTTTTAAGTGCAAAGACTGCCAATATGGAAATCGGAAACCTGCTCGCCTATTCTCCTTCTGGGATGAAGAAACTACTCCCCAAGGGGGTGTACCTTCTTGCTTCTGTCCTCGGAATTTTGCTTCTAGGAACAGCCTATTACATGGGTATGAGTGGACGAGCTTGGGAAAATGTCATAACAATGGGCATCACCGTTCTCTTAGGAACTCTGGGAACTATCCTACTCTTCTTTGGTATGCGTTTATTCATAGACTTTTTGGTCAAGCTTGGAAACAATCGAAAACTTCATGCCTATAATTTTAGACAGATTCAGGAATTAGTTATCCAACGCTCAACTATACTGGCTGTCTGCTCCCTCTTAATCTTCTCTGCCTTGTGCCTCTTTGGAGCAGGTGTGGCCATTGCAAGCGGCAATTCAGGCAATCAAACCCACGTATTGGATTATACATTTAGAGATAGTAAGCAGGAAACAGATGAAAATCTTGATGTAAATGCAGTTAAAAAAGAGCTTGAAGCTGCCGGACTAGTATCACAGTTTTCAAAGATTCTGCAAATTAAAGTAGGCCAAACTAAAGAACACGAATCCGTGTCCTTTGAAGAGGTCATCAAGGAGTTGAAAAATCAAAAAGACAACAAGAACAAGGAAGTTTTGCTCCATAAATTTAAACAGTCTACTAATTTCCACCTCATACCAGTTTCCGAATACAATGAACTTAAAAAGGCTGCCAATCTTCCTCCTCTAGAACTAACTAATAAGGAAGCATATTTGTATATGGGGAAAGATTTTCTGCCAGATGAAAGTCTTGTCAACTCTGTCCTAAAGACAAAGCCTCAAATCAAAGTCATGGGAAATGATGTAAAATTGATTGGCGAGGTGGAGTCTTTGCCAATCGTAACGGATCATGAGATAACCCTCTCTGTCGCTCTCATAGTTCCAGATGAGATTTTTATGAGCTATACAGACGGTCGCTATTCGAACTATGTTAGCGGTATCTTGGCTCCTGAGCTAGTCAAGGAAAAAGGCTTGATGAGAGCTATCTCAGATACCAATGAAAAGCTAAATCAAACCTCTCTTGGCTATGAAAGCTATATACAAAATATGGGAAGACAATTGTTTTACATTATCTCTGCCAGCTATGTCACCATCTATCTGTCTATCATCTTCCTTGTTGTCGCAAATACAATTATCGGCGTTCAGTTTTTGATGGGACAAAGACAATCCTATAGACGATACCAGACCTTAATCCATCTTGGTGCCAACTACGAAACTCTTTGTAAATCGTCAGAAAAGCAAGTCAACTGGTATTTCGGTCTACCAATAGCCCTTGCACTTATCAGTAGTAGCTTCGGAGTGAGCTCCCTCCTCACAGGAATAGTGCCCACTAGCGCAAGAATGCTTAAGGGGCAGAGATTTATCACAGCCATGCTGATCGTACTGCTGTTAGCTGGCTTTGAAGTCATCTATATCAGAATTGTAAAGAAAAATAGCAACAAGTACTTATTGTCATTAATGGAACCCAAAAGAGATGAATAA